DNA sequence from the Terriglobia bacterium genome:
TGCGCCGGCTCAGCCTGGACGAGCTGCCGGAGCTCTGGAACGTGCTTCGAGGCGACCTGTCGCTGGTCGGGCCGCGACCGCTGCTGATGCGATACCTACCGTACTATTCGACCCACGAGCGGCTGCGCTTCGAGGTGCCCCCCGGGATCACCGGCTGGAGCCAGATTCACGGTCGGAATCGGTCGTCTTGGAACGAGCGCTTGGACTACGACGTCTGGTACGTGGAGCATCGATCGTTCCTGCTCGATCTGCGCATCCTCTTCATCACGCTGTGGAAGGTGGTCGGACGGTCCGGCGTCGTGGTGGACGCGCGATCGACCATGCTCAACCTCGACGAGGAGCGTCGCGGCAGAGTGGCTGACGTGTCCGCGCCAGGCCCGGTCGGCGGGCCGACGGTCCCATGAGCAGCGACGTGGCCATGCGTCCCGCACGACGGGAGGACGCCCCGGCCATCGTGGAGCTGTTCCACGCCGGGTTCAGTCCCTCGCTCGTCGACGCCACGATCTACGGGTGCCCGGGGGTCGCGCGCTACGTGGCGCAGCAGATCGGCGTCGCCGGCGGCCGATCCGACACGGTCTTCACGGTCGCGGAGACCGACGGGCGACTCGCGGCGTGCGTGGAGCTGCGGCGCCGCGCTTCCGACGTCTTCCTCAACTACATCGCGGTGGCCGGCGAGGCGCGGGGTCGGGGTGTGGGGACCGCGGTCCTGAGGGCTGCGATCGAGGGATGGTCCGTCGGCGGCCGATGCACCTTCAGCCTCGACGTCTTCGAGGAGAACTCCTCGGCGGCGTCCTGGTACGAGAGGCTGGGGCTCCGGGACGTCCAGCGCTCGAGCCTCTGGAACGTGCCGCTCCGTGGCGACGAGGGCACGGCGGAAGGCTGGACGGTGTCGGGATGGCCCCAGGCGGAGGCGAGCCAGCGCGAGTTCGGTTTCTCGGCGTTCGACGCGGTCGGCCCCGACGCGAGGTACACGGTGGGGCGCCTCGGCTCGCGTTGGTTCCGGCTGACCGAAGCGACCGCGCTCGGCCGCGACGGTCTCCGAGCCCTGCTGCGGGAGCTGGACCCGGGGCGGCGCGTTCTCGCCATCGCAACGGGGGGCGACGACGCCGTCGCCACGATCGCGGGGGCCGCGCTGCTGGTTAGGTCCCGCCGGATGAGCGCCGAGCTGGGAACGGTCCTGGAGCGCCTCGGATAGCGCGCCGCCGCGCTCGCGTCGGCCGCCGACGCAGGAGCCACGTCCCCGATGATCGTCGAGAAGATCGCCGTCGAGCCGGAGCGCTTTCGCAGACCCTGGTTCCGCTTCGCCAACGCACGCTCCGCGTTCCGCGCCTACCTCGAGGCCGTCGCTCGTCGCCGGGAGGGAAGGGTGCTCCTCCCGGCCTACATCGGGTGGTCGCCGCGCGAGGGCTCGGGGGTCTTCGATCCGATCGCGGAGCTGGGGCTTCCGTTCGCCTTCTACCGGGTCGACGAGACGCTCTCGATCGACGTCGACGATCTCGAGCGCGTCCTCCGGGAAGGCGCGGCGGACGTGCTGGTCCTGATTCACTACTTCGGCCGCGTCGAACCCGGCTACGCGGACGCGGTCGGCCTGGCCCGACGCCACGGCGCGCTGGTGCTCGAGGACGAAGCTCACTCCATGCTGAGCGACCTCGTCGGGGGAATCTCGGGGCGGCTGGGGGACGCGTGCATCTTCTCGCTGCACAAGCTCCTGCCGGTCGGTGGCGGCGGACTGCTCGTGCTGAATCCCGGCGCGGCGCACCTCGCGGCGGTGGTGGGCGGGTCGCCCGATGGGGCAACGCCCTGGGATTACGATCTGGCCGCCATCGCCTCGCGGCGACGCGACAATTTCCGGGAGCTCTTGCGGATGATCGAGCCGCTGCGAGGGAGGCTGGATCCGCTCTGGGGCGACCTCGGCGACGGCGAGATCCCGCAGACACTTCCCGTGCTGGTGAGGACCGTGCCGCGGGACCGGCTGTACGCCGTCGCCAACGAGCACGGGTTCGGCGTGGTGAGCCTCTACCACACCCTGATCCGCGAGATTCCCGCGGACCGGTTCCCGGCTTCATTCTGGCTTTCAAGGCGCATTCTCAATTTGCCGGTCCATCAGGACATGGATCCCGAACGGGCGAGCGCGCTCGCGACCGCGCTCGCGACGTACGTGGACGACCTGGCTCGGGGATGAAGGGATGAGATCGGATCGAGATTGGAGCGGTCCCCGCGTCCTCGACCCGGACGATTCAGGGGATCTCGCGGAGTGGCTTCGGCTGTGGAGCGACTGGCCGGAGCGGGAGGTCCAGGCTCATCCGGGGTACGGGCGGCTGTTCCTTTCGGACGCCTCCGAGCGCCTGGCGTGCCTCGCATGGCAGGGCGCCGAGGGGGCGGTCCTCTACCCGTTCATCCTGCGTGACCTCTCCGCCGCGCAATGGTGGAGCCCGGGCGAGGGACCCACCTTCGATATCGTGACCCCCTACGGTTACGGCGGTCCGTATCTCCTGCACGCCGACGACCCGAAAGCGCTCGCGAGGCGGTTCTGGCCCGAGCTCGACCGCTGGGCCGTCCGGCAGGGCGTCGTCAGCGAGTTCGTCCGGTTCTCGCTCTTCCGGGAAGCGCTCCTCGACTACCCCGGCGAGACGGAGCAGAAGCTCCTGAACGTGGTGCGGGATCTGCGTCCGGATCCCGAGGCCCTGTGGATGGACTTCGAGCACAAGGTGCGGAAGAACGTCAAAAAGGCGAGGCGGAGCGACGTGCGCGTCGAGGTGGATCCCGCGGGAGCCCGGATCGAGGACTTCCTTCGCATCTACCGACAGACCCTGGACCGGCGCGGCGCCGACCCCGGCTACTACTTCTCCCCCGAGTTCTTCGCCTCGCTCCATCGCGTTCTCCCGGAACAGTTCGCTTATTTCCACGCCATCGCCGGCTCGCGGGTCGTCTCGACGGAGCTGGTGCTCCTCTCCGCGAGCACCGCGTACTCGCTCCTCGGCGGGACCGACCAGGACGCGTTCGAGCTGCGGCCGAACGACCTGCTGAAGTTCGAGATCATGCTCTGGCTGCGGCAGCGCGGGTTCGCTCGCTTCGTGCTCGGCGGCGGCTACGAGCCCGACGACGGGATCTTCAGGTACAAGGCCTCGTTCGCGCCGGGGTCCACCCTGCCCTTCGTCGTGGGAAAGCGAGTGCTGCTCCCCGACCTCTACGAGCGCTTGGTCGACTCCCGCCGGCAGAACGAGCGGAAGCTCGGCCGCGAGTGGTCGCCGAAGCTAGGGTACTTCCCGGAGTATCGGGGGTGAGTCAACCGCCGGCGCGGGGATGACGATCTCGCTAGCCCTCCCTCACCTCGGCCACACACCCACCAGCGGGTAGCGGTAGTAGTTCCCGTCCGAGGCCTTCACCGCGCCGACGATCGGCAGCGCGATCGCCGCCAGCGCCAGCAGGATCCAGAGCAGGATCACGAGCGGAATCAGCACGATGGTGATCCAGAGCACGGCGGTGACCGCGATCGTCAGGAAGACGCCGATGTTGAGGAAGAGCGCCTGCTTGGCGATGCTCGAGATCACCTTCGAGTCCTTCTTCATCAGGAGGATGATGATCGGCACCAGCACCCCGCCGCAGGGGATGATGTAGCCCGCCAGGCCCGAAAGATGCGTCAAGACGGCGAAGCCCCGCTCCTCGGGCGCGATCACGTACCCGGCTCCCTGTTGCGGCTCCCCCATGATCCCCTCCCTCGCGGCGACGGCCCGCGGCACTGACGCCGACGCAGGATAGCTCACCTCGACCCGGCTTCGGTTCCGCGGGCGGGGGTCGATCGACCCGTCGCGCCGGCACCACCCCGCGGACCGCATCTCGCGCTCGGCAACCGGTGGTACGCGCGCCCTCCCATGGAGGTTCCGAGCCACCTGATCGTTCGAGCCGGGAGAGTCGTCGAGATGACGGAACGCGCTCCGGCTCTCTAGCGCTCCGCGAACGGCAACTCGAATGGCGTGCAATCTTGCATTTGGAATGCAAATTTGCAGTCTCCGCCGATTCGCCCCGCCCTCGTCGGACCTATTCCCGGCGACGCGGCGCTTGCCGTGCCCTGAGGTATGACGTATCTTCATACCCGGAGGTTTCCGCATGCGTCGTAAGAAGGTCGCCATCTCCATCGACTCGACCACGCTGAAACGGGTGGACGACCTCGTCTATCGCGCCGTCTTTCCGAATCGGAGCCAGGCCATCGAAACCGCCGTGCGGGAGAAGCTCGCCCGGCTCGAGCAGGGCCGCCTCGCCCGGGAATGCGCGAAGCTCGATCCCGCGTTCGAGCGGGACCTCGCGGAGGAGGGGGTCGCCGAGGATCTGCGCCGATGGCCCGAATACTGAGAGGCGAGATCCGCTGGGCCGACCTCAGCCCCTCGAGAGGGAGCGAGCAGGCCGGTAGGAGACCCGTTCTCGTCCTGAGCCAGGACGTGTTCAACGAGCGCTCGGGAACGGTCATCGCGGTCGCCCTGACGAGCCGTCCGCAGCGGGCGGGGTTTCCCCTGGCCCTCGAGATCGCGTCCAAAGGGCTGCCGAAGAGGTCGTGGGTGAAGATCGGCCAGATCCGGACGCTCGCCGCCGAGCGCATCGGAGCCCGGATCGGCCGGGCTTCGCCCGAGGAGATCGAGGCGGTCCTCGAGGGTTTCAACGAGATCTGCGGCCGCTGACGCTTCTCCCCTTCCGGTGGTACGGGCGCCTCGCCTCCGGTAGGCTCGTTCTCATCGCGGCCGGCGAGGCCGGGAGAGGAGCCCCGAATGAGCCGACGAATCTCGAGGGCCACGGCGATCGGATTCCTGCTCCTCTCCGCACTCGCACCCCGCCTCCCGGCCGCCGAGCGCGTGGTCACGCTCGACCCCAAGGCGAGCGAGGTCTCGTTCACGCTCGACACGACGTTCCACACCGTCCACGGAACCATGCGCCTGACCCACGGCGTGCTCCGCTTCGATTCCGAGACCGGCGCGGCCTCGGGCGAGATCGAGGTGGACGCCCGGGGCGGGGAGACGGGGAATGGAAGGCGCGACCGGAAGATGCACGACGCGATCCTCGAGAGCGCGCGGTTCCCGGCGATCGCGTTCCGTCCGCAGCGCGTCGCGGGGCGCGTGGCGGAAACGGGCCGCAGCGACGTGAGGCTCGCGGGAGCGATGAGCCTCCACGGCGCGGATCACCCGATGACGCTCCCTTTGAGCGTGACCGTGGACGGCGGGAACGTGAAGGCCGAGGCTCGGTTCGAGGTGCCCTACGTCGAGTGGGGTATGGAGGACCCGAGCTTCCTGTTCGTCCGGGCCGAGAAGCGCGTGGTCGTGTCCGTGCGCGCGGAGGGGCGGATCGGCGCCGCGCGGGCTCCTTGACGATTCGACCCTACTCGAATAATTATTCGGGTATGGTCGAATCGGTGCTCGGGCTGGACTACCGAGGGTGCCGCGCCCTCCTGGAGGAGCGCCTCAGGGAGCCGGCGCCCGGACGGGTCCAGATCCTCACCGGGCCGCGTCAGGTCGGGAAGACGACCCTCCTGCTCGACCTGGCGCGCCATCGGAGCGGAGGCACGGTCTATGCCGCCGCCGACGGGCCCGAGGCGAGGCTCCCGGGGTTCTGGGAGCGGACCTGGGCCGAAGCCGAGGACCAAGCGCATCGTCGCCGGAAGGCCTACCTGTTCCTCGACGAGGTCCAGCACGTCGCCGACTGGGCCATCCGCCTCAAAGGGAACTGGGACCGACTCCGGCGCGAGCGGATCCCGCTCCACGTGGTCGTCTCGGGGTCGTCGGCCGTCAGACTCGGAGCGGGGTCGAAGGAGAGCCTCGCGGGCCGCTTCGAGCGGCTCACCCTGAACCACTGGCCCGCGTCGGCGCTGGTCGGTGTCCTGGGTCTCGGCCGCAAGAACGCCCCACGGGATCTCGTCCGTTGGGGCTCCTACCCGGGAGCCGTCCCCCTGCGGAGCGATCCCGCGCGCTGGCGCGCCTACGTCCGGGATGCGATCGTGGAGCCCGCGATCGGACGCGACGTCCTCGCGCTGGGCGTCGTGCGGAAGCCGGCGCTCCTGCGTCAGGTCTTCTGGATCTGCGTCGCCTCACCCGCGCAGATCGTGTCGGTTCAGAAGCTCCGTGGACGACTCGACGATCCGGGGTCCCTCGAGACCGTCGCCCACTACCTCACGCTGCTGGAGGACGCTTACCTCGTCGCTGCGCTCGAGAGGTACTCCGCCCGGGTCATCCGGCGCCGGAGCGCCCCTCCCAAGATCGTGGTCCTCAACAACGCGTTGCTCGCCGCAGGCGATCCCCTCGGCGCGCCCGACCCCTCGAAGGACCCCGCACGGTTCGGCGCGTGGGTGGAGAACGCCTGCCTCGCTCACGCCTGGAACCAGGGGCAGCACGTTTCCTACTGGCGCGAGGAGCCGTTCGAGGTGGACGCGATTCTGGACGGGACCTGGGGGCGCTGGGCGATCGAGGTGAAGAGCGGTCCGTTCGAAGTTTCCGATCTCAGAGACCTCCTGGAGTTCTGCCGCCGCGAGCCGCGCTTTCGGCCGCTGGTCGTGACCGGCGAGAAGGGAGCCGCTGCCGCCGGAAGAGCGGGTGTCCCGTCGGTGACCTGGCCGGAGTTCCTGCTCGAGGGCCCGCCTCGGGACTGACCTCCGTCCCCCTGTCGTACAATCCCGCTCCGCGACCTCGATCCCCGACTCGCGCGCTCGCGGAGGGAGCCCCATGCCCGAACCGATCTCCATGTCCGCCCCGGACCTCGACGAGTCCGACGTGAAGGCGGTGCTCGAGGTGCTGCCCACGGGGCGGCTGTCCATCGGCCCCAAGATCGAGGAGTTCGAGAGGGCCGTGGCGGAGTACGCCGGGGTCCCCCACGCGGTCGCGGTCTCGTCCGGGACGGCGGCGCTCCACCTCGCGGTCAAGGGGCTCGGGATCGGCCCCGGGGACGAGGTGCTGGTCCCCTCCTTCACCTTCGCGGCCAGCGTCAACGCGATCCTCTACGAGCGCGGGACCCCGGTGTTCGTGGACGTCGAGCCCGACACGTACAACCTGGACCCCGCCGACCTCGAGCGGAAGGTCACGCCGCGGACCCGCGCGATCATGGCGGTGGACGTGTTCGGCCACCCGGTGGAGTGGGACGCCGTGCTCGCCGTCGCCCGGCGGCACGCGCTCGCGGTCGTCGACGACTCGTGCGAGGCGCTGGGGGCCGAGTACCGGGGGACGCGCCTCGGGCGGTTCGGCGACGCCGCGGCGTTCGCGTTCTACCCGAACAAGCAGATCACG
Encoded proteins:
- a CDS encoding DUF4870 domain-containing protein; the encoded protein is MGEPQQGAGYVIAPEERGFAVLTHLSGLAGYIIPCGGVLVPIIILLMKKDSKVISSIAKQALFLNIGVFLTIAVTAVLWITIVLIPLVILLWILLALAAIALPIVGAVKASDGNYYRYPLVGVWPR
- a CDS encoding GNAT family N-acetyltransferase gives rise to the protein MRSDRDWSGPRVLDPDDSGDLAEWLRLWSDWPEREVQAHPGYGRLFLSDASERLACLAWQGAEGAVLYPFILRDLSAAQWWSPGEGPTFDIVTPYGYGGPYLLHADDPKALARRFWPELDRWAVRQGVVSEFVRFSLFREALLDYPGETEQKLLNVVRDLRPDPEALWMDFEHKVRKNVKKARRSDVRVEVDPAGARIEDFLRIYRQTLDRRGADPGYYFSPEFFASLHRVLPEQFAYFHAIAGSRVVSTELVLLSASTAYSLLGGTDQDAFELRPNDLLKFEIMLWLRQRGFARFVLGGGYEPDDGIFRYKASFAPGSTLPFVVGKRVLLPDLYERLVDSRRQNERKLGREWSPKLGYFPEYRG
- a CDS encoding ATP-binding protein, producing MVESVLGLDYRGCRALLEERLREPAPGRVQILTGPRQVGKTTLLLDLARHRSGGTVYAAADGPEARLPGFWERTWAEAEDQAHRRRKAYLFLDEVQHVADWAIRLKGNWDRLRRERIPLHVVVSGSSAVRLGAGSKESLAGRFERLTLNHWPASALVGVLGLGRKNAPRDLVRWGSYPGAVPLRSDPARWRAYVRDAIVEPAIGRDVLALGVVRKPALLRQVFWICVASPAQIVSVQKLRGRLDDPGSLETVAHYLTLLEDAYLVAALERYSARVIRRRSAPPKIVVLNNALLAAGDPLGAPDPSKDPARFGAWVENACLAHAWNQGQHVSYWREEPFEVDAILDGTWGRWAIEVKSGPFEVSDLRDLLEFCRREPRFRPLVVTGEKGAAAAGRAGVPSVTWPEFLLEGPPRD
- a CDS encoding YceI family protein, whose translation is MSRRISRATAIGFLLLSALAPRLPAAERVVTLDPKASEVSFTLDTTFHTVHGTMRLTHGVLRFDSETGAASGEIEVDARGGETGNGRRDRKMHDAILESARFPAIAFRPQRVAGRVAETGRSDVRLAGAMSLHGADHPMTLPLSVTVDGGNVKAEARFEVPYVEWGMEDPSFLFVRAEKRVVVSVRAEGRIGAARAP
- a CDS encoding ribbon-helix-helix domain-containing protein, giving the protein MRRKKVAISIDSTTLKRVDDLVYRAVFPNRSQAIETAVREKLARLEQGRLARECAKLDPAFERDLAEEGVAEDLRRWPEY
- a CDS encoding GNAT family N-acetyltransferase, with the translated sequence MSSDVAMRPARREDAPAIVELFHAGFSPSLVDATIYGCPGVARYVAQQIGVAGGRSDTVFTVAETDGRLAACVELRRRASDVFLNYIAVAGEARGRGVGTAVLRAAIEGWSVGGRCTFSLDVFEENSSAASWYERLGLRDVQRSSLWNVPLRGDEGTAEGWTVSGWPQAEASQREFGFSAFDAVGPDARYTVGRLGSRWFRLTEATALGRDGLRALLRELDPGRRVLAIATGGDDAVATIAGAALLVRSRRMSAELGTVLERLG
- a CDS encoding type II toxin-antitoxin system PemK/MazF family toxin is translated as MARILRGEIRWADLSPSRGSEQAGRRPVLVLSQDVFNERSGTVIAVALTSRPQRAGFPLALEIASKGLPKRSWVKIGQIRTLAAERIGARIGRASPEEIEAVLEGFNEICGR
- a CDS encoding DegT/DnrJ/EryC1/StrS family aminotransferase yields the protein MIVEKIAVEPERFRRPWFRFANARSAFRAYLEAVARRREGRVLLPAYIGWSPREGSGVFDPIAELGLPFAFYRVDETLSIDVDDLERVLREGAADVLVLIHYFGRVEPGYADAVGLARRHGALVLEDEAHSMLSDLVGGISGRLGDACIFSLHKLLPVGGGGLLVLNPGAAHLAAVVGGSPDGATPWDYDLAAIASRRRDNFRELLRMIEPLRGRLDPLWGDLGDGEIPQTLPVLVRTVPRDRLYAVANEHGFGVVSLYHTLIREIPADRFPASFWLSRRILNLPVHQDMDPERASALATALATYVDDLARG